One window from the genome of Streptomyces cadmiisoli encodes:
- a CDS encoding sensor histidine kinase, with product MIPRPSAGVLRDAAFVAAALLDVWVHVEPDEPKRLALALFAASALVLRRRLPMLTFVLTLPAVVFSDAIFACLAALYTLATFTRRRTLLAACGMAYTLSDMTDWTPGPSLNLWSPSGLITLGYTAATAAAPIFLGQLVQARRDLSLRLTEISQARDHERRLSAQAVLAEERAKLAREMHDVVSHQVSLIAVQAGALQVGAQDTEVKRAAATIRRMSVQTLDELRHMVNVLRDSHGRPTELTPQPSLTDLRRLIDSSGIDAELKAELPDGLPPTLQRAVYRTVQEALTNVRKHAPGATATVRLTYEGNAVHLKVSNTAPTRPALPLPGAEYGLVALRQRAALLGGTVSTGPTPDGGYELRLVLPVKKAP from the coding sequence ATGATCCCCCGCCCGTCGGCCGGCGTACTGCGTGACGCCGCGTTCGTCGCGGCGGCACTGCTCGACGTCTGGGTGCACGTCGAGCCGGACGAGCCGAAGCGCCTGGCCCTGGCCCTGTTCGCGGCCAGCGCGCTCGTACTGCGTCGGCGGCTGCCGATGCTCACCTTCGTGCTGACCCTGCCCGCCGTGGTCTTCTCGGACGCGATCTTCGCCTGTCTGGCGGCGCTGTACACCCTGGCCACGTTCACCCGGCGCCGGACCCTGCTGGCCGCCTGCGGGATGGCGTACACGCTCAGCGACATGACCGACTGGACCCCGGGGCCGTCGCTGAATCTCTGGAGCCCGTCGGGTCTGATCACGCTCGGTTATACGGCCGCGACGGCCGCGGCTCCCATCTTCCTGGGGCAGCTCGTACAGGCCCGGCGGGACCTGTCGCTGCGGCTCACCGAGATCTCCCAGGCGCGTGATCACGAGCGCAGGCTGAGCGCTCAGGCCGTCCTGGCCGAGGAACGCGCCAAGCTCGCCCGCGAGATGCACGACGTGGTCTCCCACCAGGTCAGCCTGATCGCCGTGCAGGCCGGTGCGCTCCAGGTCGGCGCGCAGGACACCGAGGTCAAGCGGGCCGCGGCGACGATCCGGCGGATGAGCGTGCAGACGCTCGACGAGCTGCGGCACATGGTCAATGTGCTGCGCGACTCCCACGGCCGCCCGACGGAACTGACTCCGCAGCCGTCCCTGACGGATCTGCGGCGACTGATCGACAGCAGTGGCATCGACGCCGAGCTGAAGGCGGAACTGCCCGACGGCCTTCCGCCGACGCTCCAGCGCGCCGTCTACCGCACCGTCCAGGAGGCGCTGACCAACGTACGCAAACACGCCCCCGGCGCCACCGCCACCGTCCGCCTGACCTACGAGGGCAACGCCGTCCATCTGAAGGTCAGCAACACCGCGCCCACCCGGCCTGCGCTTCCGCTGCCCGGCGCGGAGTACGGCCTGGTCGCCCTGCGGCAGCGTGCCGCCCTCCTCGGCGGCACCGTCAGCACCGGTCCGACCCCGGACGGCGGCTACGAGCTGCGCCTGGTGCTGCCGGTGAAGAAGGCCCCGTGA
- a CDS encoding polyphosphate kinase 2 family protein yields the protein MSDDRAERIADFIRPLRVKPGSKVNLGRDFDPRYRAGLKKRDGVELLRAGVSLLAEYQDRLAAQDTYGVLLCLQALDAGGKDGTIRHVMSGVNPQGVRVSSFKVPSAEELDHDYLWRYARRLPARGEIAIFNRSHYEEVLVVRVHPENLLRQKLPDSTRGAGIWERRYREINNWERYLTDNGFKVVKVFLNLSKEEQRTRFLKRIDLPDKNWKFSAADVRERRHWDEYQSAFSEMLSATSTRWAPWYVVPADRKWFARICTAAVLAHTLMDIDPRYPAVDDEARADLLVAKRELEQEAPAGAPADPYASRHGDADR from the coding sequence ATGTCGGACGACAGAGCCGAACGCATCGCGGATTTCATCCGGCCCCTGCGGGTGAAGCCCGGGTCGAAGGTGAACCTGGGCCGTGACTTCGACCCCCGGTACAGGGCCGGACTCAAGAAGCGGGACGGGGTCGAGCTGCTGCGGGCCGGGGTGTCGCTGCTCGCCGAGTACCAGGACCGGCTGGCCGCCCAGGACACGTACGGCGTGCTGCTGTGCCTCCAGGCGCTCGACGCCGGCGGCAAGGACGGAACGATCCGTCATGTGATGAGCGGCGTCAATCCGCAGGGCGTCCGGGTGAGCAGCTTCAAGGTGCCCTCCGCGGAGGAACTCGACCACGACTATCTGTGGCGGTACGCACGGCGGCTGCCCGCCCGGGGCGAGATAGCCATCTTCAACCGCTCCCACTACGAAGAAGTGCTGGTCGTCCGGGTGCACCCGGAGAATCTCCTCCGGCAGAAACTCCCGGACAGCACGCGCGGCGCCGGCATCTGGGAGCGGCGCTACCGGGAGATCAACAACTGGGAGCGCTACCTCACCGACAACGGGTTCAAGGTGGTCAAGGTCTTCCTGAACCTCTCCAAGGAGGAGCAGCGGACCCGGTTCCTGAAGCGGATCGACCTGCCGGACAAGAACTGGAAGTTCTCCGCGGCCGACGTCCGGGAGCGCCGCCACTGGGACGAGTACCAGAGCGCGTTCTCCGAGATGCTGTCGGCCACCAGCACGCGCTGGGCGCCCTGGTACGTCGTACCGGCGGACCGGAAGTGGTTCGCCCGGATCTGCACGGCGGCCGTGCTCGCGCACACGCTGATGGACATCGACCCCCGTTACCCCGCCGTGGACGACGAGGCTCGTGCGGACCTGCTCGTCGCGAAACGCGAACTGGAGCAGGAGGCCCCGGCCGGCGCCCCCGCCGATCCCTACGCGTCACGGCACGGAGACGCCGACCGATGA
- the lexA gene encoding transcriptional repressor LexA, whose product MGDGRLGSIRTILYGGAQMENSAPARRGRPPGTRNTEGELTSRQAAIVRYITETVARLGYPPSMREIGEAVNLASTSSVAHQLMALERKGVLYRDPHRPRAYRVRSAWAPDLGSRSEAPVEVPLVGRIAAGAPLLAEEMIEDVYSLPRQIVGDGDLFALTVSGDSMIEAAICDGDIVTVRRQDSADHGDIVVALLEDEATVKVLRLQDGRVWLMPRNPSYEPIPGDEAQILGKVVGVLRLL is encoded by the coding sequence ATGGGGGATGGCAGGTTAGGGTCGATCCGAACGATCTTGTACGGAGGTGCCCAGATGGAGAACAGCGCGCCGGCACGTCGGGGCCGCCCACCGGGCACCCGGAACACCGAGGGCGAGCTGACCAGCCGCCAGGCGGCCATCGTCCGGTACATCACGGAGACGGTGGCCCGGCTCGGCTACCCTCCGTCGATGCGGGAGATCGGCGAGGCCGTGAACCTCGCCAGCACCTCCTCGGTCGCCCACCAGTTGATGGCGCTGGAGCGCAAGGGGGTCCTCTACCGCGATCCGCACCGTCCCCGCGCCTACCGGGTCCGGTCCGCGTGGGCGCCGGACCTGGGCAGCAGGAGCGAGGCTCCCGTCGAGGTTCCGCTCGTCGGCCGGATCGCCGCCGGAGCACCCCTGCTCGCGGAGGAGATGATCGAGGACGTCTACTCCCTGCCCCGCCAGATCGTCGGCGACGGCGATCTGTTCGCTCTCACGGTGTCCGGCGACTCCATGATCGAGGCGGCGATCTGCGACGGCGACATCGTGACGGTCCGGCGGCAGGACAGCGCCGACCACGGCGACATCGTGGTCGCGCTCCTGGAGGACGAGGCCACCGTCAAGGTGCTGCGCCTCCAGGACGGACGGGTCTGGCTCATGCCGCGCAACCCGTCCTACGAGCCGATCCCCGGTGACGAGGCACAGATCCTCGGCAAGGTGGTCGGCGTCCTGCGCCTGCTGTAG
- a CDS encoding DUF427 domain-containing protein, producing MGLSWQQGPLSAGAVGHFLTPEPVPERLLFAERLRRRMRVRFNNTWIADSENVVLLHEPGRYPVAYFPREDVDGEALVESGRVTHHKDLGDTAWYTVRAGDRGTERAAWEFTALPGHAADLQGRIAFAWRAMDAFYEEDERVLGHAADPYHRIDLRDTSRTLEVRLDGTVVARSEHPVVLYESGFAPRWYVPRADIDETVLCPVEGRTFCPYKGLCDYYDIGDAHRAAWSYPDACREVDRISGLVSFEPDKVEVRLDGRRLDLEQGQIVVPHGIDRGLEADEAESH from the coding sequence ATGGGACTGTCCTGGCAGCAAGGCCCCCTGTCCGCAGGCGCCGTCGGGCACTTCCTCACCCCCGAGCCCGTCCCCGAGCGGCTGTTGTTCGCCGAGCGGCTGCGCCGCCGCATGCGGGTCAGGTTCAACAACACCTGGATCGCCGACAGCGAGAACGTCGTGCTGCTGCACGAGCCGGGCCGCTACCCCGTCGCCTACTTCCCCCGCGAGGACGTCGACGGGGAGGCCCTGGTCGAGAGCGGCAGGGTCACCCACCACAAGGACCTCGGCGACACCGCCTGGTACACGGTGCGCGCCGGAGACCGCGGTACCGAGCGCGCCGCCTGGGAGTTCACCGCGCTGCCCGGCCACGCGGCCGACCTCCAGGGCCGGATCGCCTTCGCCTGGCGTGCGATGGACGCCTTCTACGAGGAGGACGAACGCGTCCTCGGACACGCCGCCGATCCGTACCACCGCATCGATCTCCGCGACACCTCACGCACCCTGGAAGTGCGCCTCGACGGCACCGTGGTGGCCCGCTCCGAACATCCCGTGGTGCTCTACGAGTCGGGATTCGCCCCTCGCTGGTACGTCCCGCGGGCCGACATCGACGAGACCGTGCTGTGCCCCGTCGAGGGCCGGACCTTCTGCCCGTACAAGGGTCTGTGCGACTACTACGACATCGGGGACGCGCATCGCGCGGCCTGGTCGTATCCCGACGCCTGCCGGGAGGTCGACCGGATCAGCGGTCTGGTGTCGTTCGAACCGGACAAGGTCGAGGTCCGTCTCGACGGCAGGCGCCTGGACCTCGAACAGGGGCAGATCGTCGTGCCCCACGGCATCGACCGCGGTCTGGAGGCCGACGAGGCCGAGTCCCACTGA
- a CDS encoding DMT family transporter, with protein MGMVLAVLFALLSATSNALGTVLQRRAVLKVPASQSKRFGLVRTLLHNPAWFGGILGVVGAALFQALALAAGSLAAIQPIFILELPLALLIGSVVFRVGVSRKAWLCVVFIFAGLAISLFSTAPSGGRSQVPGIWWVPTLALAGGLAVALVLTGLRRPHGLSRAACLAAAAAIGNALTAALVKSSMSILSEEGAVGFFLAWQTYAFAIAGSSAIFLLGYALQAGPLIASQPALTLGDAVMSFCLGVTLYAETLRQGVWLAPALLGVALLSYGVFALSRTRCLEHCIHPDTEECAPQDGKTATATL; from the coding sequence ATGGGGATGGTGCTCGCAGTCCTGTTTGCCCTCTTGTCGGCGACCAGCAATGCCTTGGGGACCGTACTCCAGCGACGTGCGGTGCTGAAGGTACCCGCATCCCAGTCGAAGCGATTCGGCCTTGTCCGGACCCTGCTGCACAATCCGGCCTGGTTCGGCGGAATCCTCGGCGTGGTGGGCGCCGCCCTCTTCCAGGCACTGGCCCTGGCGGCGGGATCCCTGGCCGCCATCCAGCCGATCTTCATCCTCGAACTTCCGCTCGCGCTCCTCATCGGCAGCGTCGTCTTCCGCGTCGGAGTGTCCCGGAAGGCCTGGCTGTGCGTGGTGTTCATCTTCGCCGGGCTGGCGATCAGCCTCTTCTCCACGGCACCCAGCGGCGGACGTTCCCAGGTCCCCGGAATCTGGTGGGTGCCCACCCTCGCACTGGCCGGCGGGCTGGCCGTCGCCCTCGTCCTGACGGGTCTGCGCCGGCCCCACGGCCTGTCCCGCGCCGCCTGCCTGGCCGCGGCCGCAGCCATCGGCAACGCGCTCACCGCGGCGCTGGTCAAGTCGTCGATGAGCATCCTCTCGGAGGAGGGAGCCGTCGGCTTCTTCCTGGCCTGGCAGACCTACGCCTTCGCGATCGCGGGTTCGTCAGCCATCTTCCTGCTCGGGTACGCCCTGCAGGCCGGCCCGCTCATCGCGTCACAGCCCGCCCTCACCCTGGGCGACGCGGTCATGAGCTTCTGTCTGGGAGTCACGCTCTACGCGGAGACACTGCGGCAGGGAGTGTGGCTGGCGCCCGCCCTCCTCGGCGTGGCCCTGTTGTCCTACGGCGTCTTCGCCCTGTCCCGCACCCGCTGCCTGGAGCACTGCATCCATCCGGACACCGAGGAATGTGCGCCCCAGGACGGCAAAACGGCGACCGCGACCCTGTGA
- a CDS encoding diacylglycerol/lipid kinase family protein has translation MNRRWTARLALASGVAAVAVLLVFAGIASVVLVAVGLAGIALTAAGIWWLLTHTGWVRALAALLVVAAPITVLVLYAAAGLLWVVLVSLGLWSLALSAGRAALTDGGAPGMPERSAGRPEHPFLIMNPRSGGGKVEKFHLAERARELGAEVVVLDPDHRQDVAELARRAVRDGADLLGVAGGDGTQALVAGVAAENDIPFMVISAGTRNHFAMDLGLDRQDPSTCLAALSDGVEMRVDLGHIEAGEANGETTERVFVNNASFGAYAAVVQSPAYRDDKARTVLETLPDLLTHHAGARLRVRAGSLTLNAPQALLVSNNPYGRGDSAGLGRRERLDSGELGVLGVDVASAAEATELLLRGGRGRGLTVATAREVVIDADAPVIPVGVDGEALLLRTPVRCRLPSRELRVRVPRHRPGVPHSAPPVDWRRVRRLALTMGRTAAGREPA, from the coding sequence ATGAACAGGCGCTGGACCGCGCGGCTCGCCCTCGCGTCGGGCGTGGCGGCCGTTGCCGTACTGCTGGTCTTCGCGGGGATCGCGAGCGTGGTCCTGGTGGCGGTGGGGCTGGCCGGGATCGCGCTGACCGCCGCCGGTATCTGGTGGCTGCTCACCCACACCGGCTGGGTCCGGGCGCTGGCCGCACTGCTGGTCGTCGCCGCGCCGATCACCGTCCTGGTGCTGTACGCCGCCGCCGGGCTGCTGTGGGTCGTACTGGTCTCGCTCGGTCTGTGGTCGCTGGCCCTGTCCGCGGGCCGGGCCGCACTGACCGACGGCGGCGCGCCCGGCATGCCCGAGCGGTCCGCCGGCCGGCCCGAGCACCCGTTCCTGATCATGAATCCGCGCTCCGGCGGCGGAAAGGTCGAGAAGTTCCACCTGGCCGAGCGGGCCAGGGAGCTCGGCGCCGAGGTCGTCGTGCTGGACCCGGACCATCGCCAGGACGTGGCCGAACTGGCCCGGCGGGCCGTGCGGGACGGAGCCGACCTGCTCGGGGTCGCGGGCGGCGACGGCACCCAGGCCCTGGTCGCCGGTGTGGCCGCGGAGAACGACATCCCCTTCATGGTGATCAGCGCCGGCACCCGCAACCACTTCGCCATGGACCTGGGCCTGGACCGGCAGGACCCCTCGACCTGTCTGGCGGCCCTGTCCGACGGTGTCGAGATGCGGGTCGACCTGGGACACATCGAGGCGGGCGAGGCGAACGGCGAGACCACCGAGCGCGTCTTCGTCAACAACGCCTCGTTCGGTGCCTACGCGGCCGTGGTGCAGAGTCCCGCCTACCGCGACGACAAGGCCCGCACCGTCCTGGAGACGCTGCCCGACCTGCTGACCCACCACGCCGGGGCCCGGCTCAGGGTCCGGGCCGGTTCCCTCACCCTGAACGCCCCGCAGGCACTGCTGGTGAGCAACAACCCCTACGGGCGCGGCGACTCGGCGGGCCTCGGGCGCCGGGAACGACTGGACTCCGGCGAACTGGGCGTGCTGGGCGTCGACGTCGCCAGCGCCGCCGAGGCGACGGAACTGCTGCTGCGCGGCGGGCGGGGGCGCGGGCTGACCGTCGCCACGGCCCGGGAGGTCGTCATCGACGCCGACGCCCCCGTCATCCCGGTCGGCGTCGACGGCGAGGCGCTGCTTCTGCGCACCCCGGTGCGCTGCCGTCTGCCGTCCCGTGAGCTGCGTGTCCGCGTGCCCCGGCACCGTCCGGGGGTGCCCCACTCGGCCCCGCCCGTGGACTGGCGCAGGGTGCGGCGCCTGGCACTCACGATGGGCCGGACGGCGGCGGGACGCGAGCCTGCGTAG
- a CDS encoding TetR/AcrR family transcriptional regulator translates to MSIRKYNSPRRTDSAAATRGAILSNAHTLFLARGYAGVTIGEIAEAARVAVPTVYTSVGNKPSILTELLKPALTEPAIADTLAAVEAADDPRAVVELTAEGTRLTHERHWDLVYGLFYRNPPGEPAVKAVLDKGADDYVQALTRVADRLVELGALRGDVSREEAVDLLWFHLGPHAWMTLVGERAWPFDRAQAWTARSACQALLKDH, encoded by the coding sequence GTGAGCATTCGGAAGTACAACTCCCCCCGCCGCACCGACTCGGCAGCCGCCACACGCGGGGCCATCCTGAGCAACGCGCACACGCTGTTCCTGGCGCGCGGGTACGCCGGGGTCACGATCGGGGAGATCGCGGAGGCGGCGAGGGTCGCCGTGCCGACGGTGTACACCAGCGTGGGGAACAAGCCCAGCATCCTCACCGAGCTGCTCAAGCCCGCCCTGACCGAACCGGCCATCGCCGACACCCTCGCCGCGGTGGAGGCCGCCGACGATCCCCGCGCGGTCGTCGAGCTGACCGCCGAGGGCACCCGGCTCACCCATGAACGCCACTGGGACCTCGTGTACGGCCTCTTCTACCGGAACCCGCCCGGGGAGCCCGCGGTCAAAGCCGTCCTGGACAAAGGAGCCGACGACTACGTCCAGGCGCTGACCCGGGTGGCCGACCGCCTCGTGGAACTCGGCGCCCTGCGCGGCGACGTCTCCCGCGAGGAGGCCGTCGATCTGCTGTGGTTCCACCTCGGCCCGCACGCCTGGATGACACTCGTCGGCGAACGGGCCTGGCCGTTCGACCGCGCCCAGGCCTGGACCGCCCGCTCAGCGTGCCAGGCACTGCTGAAGGACCACTGA
- a CDS encoding histidine phosphatase family protein: MQRVDRRAPCIGAGGRGRAAHGRRQDAATATGRAVRGGAASSGVTQDHADLEGSRMTIRLTLLCAHRPATSTEAVLGDTSLTERDLPEAGAALAALPPHFSAVRSPSTRCAFTAAFLGLKPAVEPALRDLDHGTWRGRRPAEIVATDPYGYSAWLTDPDAAPHGGETVRRLCARTGDWLGSLTSQTGRVLAVVEPTVARALIVQALSAPVRTFWNLQTPPRRTVSLMWRDGVWSVGTPTAVVYRSDADLGPYGAWWREPRPDRFTALVGQRGTGAVVGG; this comes from the coding sequence GTGCAACGTGTCGACCGCCGCGCGCCGTGCATCGGCGCCGGTGGCCGCGGCAGGGCCGCTCACGGGCGTCGGCAGGACGCCGCCACCGCCACCGGCCGGGCAGTCCGGGGCGGTGCCGCATCCTCCGGCGTCACGCAGGACCACGCCGATCTGGAGGGCAGCCGAATGACGATCCGCCTGACACTCCTTTGCGCGCACCGCCCGGCCACCTCGACTGAGGCGGTCCTGGGCGACACGTCACTGACAGAGCGCGATCTCCCCGAGGCGGGCGCGGCCCTCGCGGCGCTTCCACCCCACTTCTCCGCCGTACGGTCGCCGTCGACCCGCTGCGCCTTCACCGCCGCCTTCCTCGGGCTCAAGCCCGCGGTGGAGCCGGCGCTGCGCGACCTCGACCACGGCACATGGCGCGGGCGCAGGCCCGCCGAGATAGTGGCGACCGATCCCTACGGGTACAGCGCCTGGCTCACCGACCCCGACGCCGCACCGCACGGAGGGGAGACGGTGCGCCGCCTCTGCGCCCGGACCGGGGACTGGCTCGGCTCCCTGACGTCGCAGACGGGCCGGGTCCTGGCGGTCGTGGAGCCGACCGTCGCCCGGGCTCTGATCGTGCAGGCCCTGTCCGCGCCGGTACGAACCTTCTGGAACCTTCAGACCCCACCCCGGCGCACCGTGAGCCTGATGTGGCGGGACGGCGTCTGGAGCGTCGGCACGCCGACCGCCGTCGTGTACCGCTCGGACGCGGACCTCGGACCGTACGGCGCCTGGTGGCGCGAGCCGCGCCCGGACCGCTTCACCGCACTCGTGGGGCAGCGCGGCACGGGCGCGGTGGTCGGCGGGTGA
- a CDS encoding alpha/beta fold hydrolase yields MGSAVHHRTVGVNGLDVFYREAGDPEAPALVLLHGFPTSSHMFRHLIPALADRYHVIAPDHIGFGQSAMPTPQDFPYTFDALTEVTSGLLRQLGIDRFAMYVQDYGAPIGWRLALQAPDRVTAIITQNGNAYEEGFVKPFWDNVFAYTDAPGPETEGPMRAALTPEITRWQYVNGVADPSLVSPDSWVHDQALLDRPGNDEIQLRLFRDYPTNVDLYPQVHQYFSDSQVPLLAVWGANDEIFGPAGAEAFRRDLPDAEVHLLESGHFALESHLDTIAGHIRDFLARVLD; encoded by the coding sequence ATGGGTTCCGCAGTCCATCACCGCACCGTCGGCGTCAACGGCCTGGACGTCTTCTACCGGGAAGCCGGTGACCCCGAGGCGCCGGCCCTCGTGCTGCTCCACGGCTTCCCGACCAGTTCGCACATGTTCCGGCATCTCATCCCCGCGCTCGCCGACCGCTACCACGTGATCGCCCCCGACCACATCGGGTTCGGCCAGTCGGCGATGCCCACCCCGCAGGACTTCCCGTACACCTTCGACGCCTTGACGGAGGTGACCTCCGGCCTGCTCCGGCAACTGGGCATCGACCGGTTCGCGATGTACGTGCAGGACTACGGCGCCCCCATCGGCTGGCGGCTCGCCCTCCAGGCCCCGGACCGCGTCACGGCGATCATCACGCAGAACGGCAACGCCTACGAGGAGGGCTTCGTCAAGCCGTTCTGGGACAACGTCTTCGCGTACACCGACGCACCGGGACCGGAGACCGAAGGCCCGATGCGTGCCGCCCTGACCCCGGAGATCACCCGCTGGCAGTACGTGAACGGTGTCGCCGATCCCAGCCTGGTCAGCCCCGACAGCTGGGTCCACGACCAGGCGCTGCTGGACCGGCCCGGCAACGACGAGATCCAGCTCAGGCTGTTCCGCGACTACCCGACGAACGTGGACCTCTATCCGCAGGTCCACCAGTACTTCAGTGACTCCCAGGTCCCCCTCCTCGCGGTATGGGGCGCCAACGACGAGATCTTCGGTCCGGCGGGAGCCGAGGCGTTCCGCAGGGACCTGCCCGATGCCGAGGTCCATCTGCTGGAGTCGGGTCACTTCGCGCTGGAGAGCCATCTCGACACCATCGCCGGCCACATCCGCGACTTCCTGGCCCGCGTTCTCGACTGA
- a CDS encoding DUF1348 family protein, whose translation MSTRPPLPPFTRETAVEKVRLAEDAWNTRDPRKVALGYSEDSRWRNRAEFVHGRDEIVAFLTRKWNRELDYRLIKELWAFDGNRIAVRFAYECHDDSGQWYRSYGNENWEFGEDGLMRVRLACINDLPIAEADRKYHWPIGRRPDDHPGLSDLGF comes from the coding sequence ATGAGCACACGTCCACCCCTGCCGCCGTTCACGCGGGAGACCGCCGTCGAGAAGGTCCGCCTGGCTGAGGACGCGTGGAACACCCGCGATCCGCGGAAGGTGGCGCTCGGCTACTCCGAGGACTCGCGCTGGCGCAACCGGGCGGAGTTCGTCCACGGACGCGACGAGATCGTCGCCTTCCTGACCCGCAAGTGGAACCGGGAGCTGGACTACCGGCTCATCAAGGAACTGTGGGCCTTCGACGGAAACCGCATCGCGGTGCGGTTCGCCTACGAGTGCCACGACGACTCCGGCCAGTGGTACCGCTCGTACGGCAACGAGAACTGGGAGTTCGGCGAGGACGGCCTGATGCGCGTCCGTCTCGCCTGCATCAACGATCTGCCGATCGCGGAGGCCGACCGGAAGTACCACTGGCCCATCGGCCGGCGCCCCGACGACCATCCCGGCCTCAGCGATCTCGGCTTCTGA
- a CDS encoding response regulator, which yields MIRVLVVDDEALIRTGFSRILDAADEIEVVGAVPGGDAVRTTQETRPDVVLLDIRMPDVDGLTVLADLCRLREPPVVAMLTTFDMDEYVATALRRGAAGFLLKDTDPEELPFLVRSLADGGTVLSSKVTRTVVDGYLEAGGQRPSVRGVERLTDRERTVLVLIAEGLSNAHIAERMHLSTGTVKDHVSAILTKLEVGSRVQAVVVAERAGLLRPPREPEP from the coding sequence GTGATCCGGGTACTGGTGGTCGACGATGAGGCCCTGATCCGTACGGGGTTCAGCCGCATCCTGGACGCCGCGGACGAGATCGAGGTCGTGGGAGCGGTTCCAGGGGGAGACGCCGTCCGGACGACGCAGGAGACGCGTCCCGACGTGGTGCTGCTGGACATCCGTATGCCGGACGTGGACGGACTCACCGTCCTGGCGGATCTGTGCCGGCTCCGGGAGCCCCCGGTGGTGGCCATGCTCACGACGTTCGACATGGACGAATACGTGGCCACGGCGCTGCGCCGGGGCGCGGCGGGCTTCCTGCTCAAGGACACCGACCCCGAGGAGCTGCCGTTCCTGGTGCGTTCCCTGGCGGACGGGGGCACGGTGCTCTCGTCCAAGGTGACGCGGACCGTGGTGGACGGATATCTCGAAGCCGGTGGTCAGCGACCGTCCGTGCGCGGGGTGGAGCGGCTCACCGATCGTGAGCGCACCGTCCTCGTCCTGATCGCTGAGGGGTTGTCCAACGCGCACATCGCCGAGCGGATGCATCTGAGCACCGGCACGGTGAAGGACCATGTGAGCGCCATCCTCACCAAACTGGAGGTGGGCAGTCGCGTCCAGGCGGTCGTGGTCGCCGAACGGGCCGGACTGCTCAGACCACCCCGCGAGCCGGAGCCATGA
- a CDS encoding hemerythrin domain-containing protein has translation MTKEAPEHPTAVVETRLAHEVHRAATTLLADAAVDPSVPLTALAQLRDFVVANLGHHHETEDNDLWPRIIAAAPDTRHALEALSEQHERLDEELDVLSAVILREDAVADGDAMAAVRTALRDAAAALRDTVHEHLAHEEPLLLPALRDHISPAEWQDFARRVIATTPPVAGHLMVGLLDEVGTPAEVELVLAGLPEPVRPLLPAMRRQAADDLRVLRAAS, from the coding sequence ATGACGAAAGAAGCCCCGGAGCACCCCACGGCGGTCGTCGAGACACGTCTTGCTCATGAGGTCCACCGCGCCGCCACCACGCTGCTCGCCGACGCGGCAGTCGATCCCTCGGTCCCCCTCACCGCGCTGGCCCAGCTGCGCGACTTCGTCGTCGCGAACCTCGGCCATCACCACGAGACCGAGGACAACGACCTGTGGCCGCGGATCATCGCGGCGGCGCCGGACACACGGCACGCGCTCGAGGCCCTCAGCGAGCAGCACGAGCGCCTGGACGAGGAACTCGACGTGCTGTCCGCGGTGATCCTGCGCGAGGACGCGGTGGCGGACGGCGACGCCATGGCCGCCGTCCGGACGGCACTGCGGGACGCTGCGGCCGCGTTGCGCGACACGGTGCACGAGCACCTCGCTCATGAGGAGCCGCTCCTCCTCCCGGCGCTGCGCGACCACATCAGCCCCGCCGAATGGCAGGACTTCGCGCGGCGGGTGATCGCCACCACGCCACCGGTGGCCGGACACCTGATGGTCGGTCTCCTCGACGAGGTGGGCACACCCGCCGAGGTGGAACTGGTCCTGGCGGGTCTGCCGGAACCGGTCCGGCCACTCCTCCCCGCCATGCGCCGGCAAGCGGCGGACGACCTCCGGGTCCTGCGCGCCGCATCCTGA